A DNA window from Pseudomonadota bacterium contains the following coding sequences:
- a CDS encoding adenosylcobinamide amidohydrolase: MKKIEGINVMINKIKFSILYFISIFVFCTIIPALCYPLDFIDHGGNHINIDKTPSSVVSLVPSVTDIIFKLGAADNLKAVTIYDTSPPEVSKKEVVGGFFSPSVDKIEKINPDVIFYSKLQKNVVERFKNKKCILINLEHDSVSDSFDVIYTLGKIFNKEEKAKKIVEQIKEEFELISKKTSRIPEANKQRVIRLMGRDKIMTPGDDSFQNELIRFAGGIAPVFNKKGKIVDVTKEEWMKFNPQVIYGCGGDTKKVNKIFSEPGWKDVDAVKNGRIYNFPCELTCRASVNSGYFVSWLSARIYGDEFSDASNFVLEEKVFKSKKIDVDLDYIKDVHIDYSKIYDFDNKTLVVEFKKPLSIVSTLEGQRDGIKTVGNHYSPPPCWGIGHNEGFESQRDHVYKVIGKSLEDSSFLFTGADMDNLAVKRKEFKDMVVYALVTAGVKSNAMRMSADEGMFYEPGTINIIILTNMKLTPRAMTRAIISVTEAKSAVMQDLDVRSTYTPMINMATGTGTDNILVVGGSGKELKNAGGHTKLGELIAKAVYAGVSETIYKQNGMISERNIFSRLRDRNLSVFEILSAYGCECSSGESGMVGEFEGLLLQPRYASFLKASFALSDDYEKGLINDLSSYELWCKQVEEEIAGRKISEDKDYLAGIDLPVVIDMALNSLLSGIHERKSGSSE, translated from the coding sequence ATGAAAAAAATCGAGGGAATCAATGTAATGATAAATAAAATTAAATTTAGCATATTGTATTTTATTAGCATTTTTGTTTTTTGCACTATCATTCCGGCATTATGCTATCCTCTTGACTTTATCGACCATGGCGGAAACCACATTAATATCGATAAAACCCCATCATCAGTAGTATCCCTTGTTCCATCCGTAACTGATATCATATTTAAGCTTGGTGCAGCAGACAATCTTAAGGCCGTGACTATTTATGATACTTCTCCTCCTGAGGTAAGCAAAAAAGAGGTTGTCGGGGGATTTTTCTCGCCTTCTGTTGATAAGATCGAAAAGATAAATCCTGATGTTATCTTCTATTCAAAGTTGCAAAAAAATGTAGTTGAAAGATTTAAGAATAAAAAATGTATATTGATCAATCTTGAACACGATTCCGTATCTGACTCCTTTGATGTGATTTATACATTAGGTAAAATATTTAATAAAGAAGAAAAAGCAAAAAAGATTGTAGAACAAATCAAAGAAGAATTTGAGCTTATTTCAAAAAAAACAAGCAGGATTCCTGAAGCAAATAAACAAAGAGTAATAAGGCTTATGGGAAGAGATAAGATAATGACTCCTGGTGACGACTCCTTTCAAAACGAGCTTATACGTTTTGCAGGAGGTATTGCGCCAGTGTTCAATAAAAAGGGAAAGATAGTAGATGTCACCAAAGAGGAATGGATGAAATTCAATCCCCAGGTGATTTATGGCTGTGGAGGCGACACAAAAAAGGTTAATAAAATATTTAGTGAACCGGGCTGGAAAGATGTAGATGCGGTAAAAAACGGCAGGATCTATAATTTCCCTTGTGAGTTGACTTGCAGGGCTTCTGTAAATTCGGGATATTTTGTTTCATGGCTTTCTGCAAGAATATATGGCGATGAGTTTTCCGATGCTTCAAACTTTGTATTGGAAGAAAAGGTTTTTAAATCAAAAAAAATCGATGTGGATCTGGATTATATAAAAGATGTACATATTGATTACAGCAAGATTTATGATTTTGACAACAAAACGTTGGTTGTGGAATTTAAAAAGCCGCTTTCTATAGTTTCAACACTTGAAGGACAGCGTGATGGCATAAAAACAGTTGGCAATCATTATTCGCCTCCGCCTTGCTGGGGTATTGGGCATAATGAAGGTTTTGAGTCGCAACGGGATCATGTTTATAAAGTCATTGGAAAATCATTGGAAGACTCAAGTTTTCTTTTTACCGGAGCGGATATGGACAATCTTGCTGTCAAACGCAAGGAATTTAAAGATATGGTAGTCTATGCTCTGGTAACTGCCGGTGTTAAATCCAATGCTATGCGTATGTCAGCAGACGAAGGTATGTTCTATGAACCGGGAACAATAAATATCATTATTTTAACAAATATGAAGCTTACGCCAAGGGCTATGACAAGAGCTATTATTTCGGTTACGGAAGCCAAGAGCGCAGTTATGCAGGATCTTGATGTAAGAAGTACTTATACTCCTATGATTAATATGGCTACAGGAACAGGTACTGATAATATTCTGGTTGTAGGTGGTTCCGGAAAAGAATTGAAAAATGCCGGAGGCCATACCAAACTGGGTGAATTAATCGCAAAAGCAGTTTATGCTGGTGTTTCTGAAACAATATACAAGCAAAATGGAATGATTTCAGAGCGTAATATCTTTTCGCGTTTGAGAGACAGAAATCTTAGTGTATTTGAGATACTTTCTGCATACGGATGTGAATGCAGCTCCGGAGAATCCGGTATGGTAGGCGAATTCGAAGGTCTTTTGCTGCAACCCCGTTATGCTTCTTTTTTAAAAGCATCTTTTGCTTTAAGCGATGATTATGAAAAAGGCCTTATTAATGATCTGAGTTCTTATGAATTATGGTGCAAGCAGGTGGAAGAAGAAATAGCCGGGCGAAAAATAAGTGAAGATAAGGACTATCTTGCCGGAATTGATTTGCCGGTTGTTATTGATATGGCTTTAAATTCATTATTAAGTGGTATTCATGAAAGAAAGAGTGGTTCATCAGAATGA